DNA sequence from the Oscillospiraceae bacterium genome:
AACAACCTCAAGGCCCTGTCCTTCCAACATCATTTTTACAAGATTCTTACCGATATCGTGAAGGTCGCCCTTAACAGTACCTATGCAAACCTTACCCTTGGATTCTACTCCGTCAGCTACAAGCAACGGCTTTAATATAGCTACGCCTTTATTCATAGCTCTTGCAGCGATAAGAACTTCAGGAACATAAACTTCGTTATTCTTAAATTTAACGCCGATGATATTCATTCCGTCCAATAAGCCTTCGTCAAGAACCTGCTTAGCGCTTATTCCTTCTTCAATTGCCTTGTTTACTAATTCTTCAACGACCTTAGCTTTTCCTTTTTGTAGATTTTCAGAAATTTCTTTTAAAATACTCATATTTTTACCCTCCTTAATTCTAATATTATCATACGTTATTTTATATTTTTTTCAAGTAAAATATAACGATTTTTTGTAAAATGTTATGATTTGAAAAATTTTCTTCTTTTTTTTGAAATTACTATTGATTTTTTTTATAAATTAATTATACTAAACATAACATCATATAAAAGTGAGTGATAGTGTATGTTTTTTAAAATAAAAACACTATTTAATTTAATGAAGCCCAAGCGATATTTATACATATTAGGACTTGTTTTATCATCTGTTTCAATTATTATCGCTTTGTTCCCTCCTGCTATTATAGGCGCTTTGATAGACTATGGCATTTTAGCTAATAACAAAGCTTTAATTATTCAGCTTATTATCATTGCCTTCTCTATTATTCTTATAAAAAACATAATGAGATATTTTATGTCTATGTCATTAGAGAGTGCCGTACAGCACTGTGCAGTAACTTTAAAAGATAGACTTTTTTCCAATCTTCAGCATCTTGACATTTCTTTTTACAGCGCTAATACCTCGGGCGATTTAATGGCTCGTCTTACAGGCGATCTTGATATGGTAAGGCATTTCTTTGCTTACGTAGTACATGTTTCTTTTGAGGCAGTATTTCAATTTGTTGCTTCTTTTATTTTTCTGCTGACTATAAATGTTCCTTTAACTTTGTTGCTTATGGTATGTGCCCCTTTCATTGCCTTTTTCAGCTACAAAATGTTTAAAAATTTGCGTTCTATGCACGTCAGAAACCGTGAAGCATATTCTCAGCTTAATTCTATTACAAAGGAAAATATTGACGGTAACCGTACTGTAAAAGCTTTTGTACGTGAAGAGTACGAAAGTGATAAAATGAAAGTCGGAAACGACAAGGTTCGAGATATAAATATTGAAATAAACAGAAAATGGCTTAAATTCAGCTTGCTTATTGATTTTTTCTCGTTATCTCTTTCTGCAATCGCATTAGTTGTGGGCGGTTATTTTTGTATAACAAAACAAATTACAATCGGTGAATTATCAGTTTTCACAGGGCTATTGTGGGCTATTTCAGGACCATTGAGACTTGCTGCTCCCATTATAAACGATTTTCAACGTGTTTCCGCTTCTTTGGATAAAATAATGCCTATTTACTTTGCTACTCCTAATATTTACGATAAAGAAGATGCTAAGGATAT
Encoded proteins:
- a CDS encoding ABC transporter ATP-binding protein; translation: MFFKIKTLFNLMKPKRYLYILGLVLSSVSIIIALFPPAIIGALIDYGILANNKALIIQLIIIAFSIILIKNIMRYFMSMSLESAVQHCAVTLKDRLFSNLQHLDISFYSANTSGDLMARLTGDLDMVRHFFAYVVHVSFEAVFQFVASFIFLLTINVPLTLLLMVCAPFIAFFSYKMFKNLRSMHVRNREAYSQLNSITKENIDGNRTVKAFVREEYESDKMKVGNDKVRDINIEINRKWLKFSLLIDFFSLSLSAIALVVGGYFCITKQITIGELSVFTGLLWAISGPLRLAAPIINDFQRVSASLDKIMPIYFATPNIYDKEDAKDIDSIKDSIVFENVSFSIGKTKIIKNINLEIKSGETLAIMGPTGSGKSTILSLLLRIYDVSEGSIKIDGIDIRDYKLDSLRRCFGVSAQDVFLFSNTIEGNIAFSDPEMSIEEIQKYASSSCADSFIRKTPEGYETIIGEMGVGLSGGQKQRISLARALAANASVLVLDDTTSAVDMETEKKIQDELSKINCTKIIIAQRITSVFKADKIMILEKGEISQIGNHNYLKNIDGYYKTVLDIQHPDRIAEEVVCNG
- a CDS encoding cobalamin-binding protein gives rise to the protein MSILKEISENLQKGKAKVVEELVNKAIEEGISAKQVLDEGLLDGMNIIGVKFKNNEVYVPEVLIAARAMNKGVAILKPLLVADGVESKGKVCIGTVKGDLHDIGKNLVKMMLEGQGLEVVDLGTDVAPEAFLAAVKEQGCKVVCCSALLTTTMGVMKDVVEIFKAEGIRDQVKIMVGGAPVTDSFCEQIGADAYTSDAASAAEKAVSFFA